Proteins co-encoded in one Deinococcota bacterium genomic window:
- the rsmI gene encoding 16S rRNA (cytidine(1402)-2'-O)-methyltransferase: MLVPTPIGNLQDITLRALETLRGADVVAAEDTRHSRKLLTHFAIDKPLLRLDQHTILARAPAVLAEHGLVAFVTDAGTPGVSDPGAELVRLALDGGHAVEVLPGPTALIPALVLSGLPLARFAFEGFLPRKGKERRERLGAIAASPVTVAFYESSKRLLATLDDLILVCGEGRQASISRELSKRYETTLRGTLAELKAQFGGTEPKGEVVMVIAPVSQASELDFAAEAGHLAAEGLRGSQLRRALQDLGAPRNLAYELALSAEVNA, translated from the coding sequence GTGCTGGTGCCGACGCCTATCGGCAACCTTCAGGACATCACCCTGCGCGCCCTCGAGACGCTGCGCGGGGCCGACGTGGTCGCGGCCGAGGACACCCGCCACAGCCGCAAGCTCTTGACGCACTTCGCCATCGACAAGCCCCTTTTGCGGCTCGACCAGCACACCATCCTCGCGCGCGCCCCGGCTGTCTTAGCCGAGCACGGCCTGGTCGCCTTCGTCACCGACGCGGGCACGCCGGGCGTCTCCGACCCCGGCGCCGAACTCGTCAGGCTGGCGCTAGACGGGGGGCATGCGGTCGAGGTTCTGCCCGGTCCTACCGCGCTGATCCCGGCCCTGGTGCTTTCGGGGCTGCCGCTGGCGCGCTTCGCCTTCGAGGGCTTCTTGCCGCGCAAGGGCAAGGAGCGGCGCGAGCGCTTGGGGGCGATTGCGGCAAGCCCGGTCACCGTAGCCTTCTACGAGTCCTCCAAGCGCCTGCTGGCGACCTTGGACGACCTCATCCTGGTCTGCGGCGAGGGGCGGCAGGCCAGCATCAGCCGTGAGCTGAGCAAACGCTATGAGACCACCCTGCGCGGCACGCTGGCGGAGCTGAAGGCGCAGTTCGGCGGCACCGAACCCAAGGGCGAGGTGGTGATGGTGATCGCGCCGGTCTCACAGGCAAGCGAGCTGGACTTTGCCGCCGAAGCGGGGCACCTGGCGGCGGAGGGTCTGCGCGGCAGCCAGTTACGGCGCGCCCTGCAGGACCTGGGCGCGCCGCGCAACCTGGCCTATGAACTCGCTCTGAGCGCCGAGGTGAATGCGTAA
- the mfd gene encoding transcription-repair coupling factor, giving the protein MIETSSQSSSQSRAHALRALSKRLSGLPAVARLALFAKSGGKAVLITTAERLELFADLSPFGAAGGVDPTLSSWRQRRDKVVLSLRHALSAFPADPDAYVLGLELGRSYPRDALLTRLIALGYDRDEMPGFVVRGDILDLYLDAKDESRRVRLEFFGDELDSLMVHGERARDFTLSPRAGVEIAEGGSSRLLEHLPGRVFLDAPELYPGELEAPFDSELDWLWAHLRGREVVSFGRDPLDLAEGKTSLEPLGYYRGKLSDFRADAETWLKDGWNITLLLRHERTGRFLRERTLDGLETRWTNGLKAIDGTIDGTIDGVIGLTAAPLPTRGGYRDLKTRELVVTEDLLYGYQGVRKARRLPGRGVQDAVHLTVGDYLIHPDHGIGRFLGLEPRQVVGVTRDYLILQYAGEGKLYLPVEGLPLLRRHPGTTDDPPRLSTLGTNEWARARERARASAQELAQRLIRSYAERQLTAGTPLPPLPDWEGRIEENFAFELTLDQNKAVRDTLADMAQAMPMDRLISGDVGFGKTEVAIRAAHRAVGHGKQVAMLVPTTVLAKQHFETFRERFGDLPVRVDMLSRFTGDREARAALKDAADGKLDIVVGTHRLLADGLKFKDLGLLIIDEEHRFGVGQKERLKSMRTGVDVLSLSATPIPRTLYMSLVGLRDVSRILTPPEGRKPIRTVLQPYEPMTVREAIMFEMERGGKSFYIHDRIGSMGARAMYLQRLLPEARIGVAHGGMGKDELEEVMVNFADGAFDVLLSTTIVESGIDIAEANTLVIERADKLGLAQLYQLRGRVGRRQAEAWAYLLYPGRLTEAAQRRLYAIAELNDLGSGHLLAEKDMEIRGVGNLLGPEQHGHVSAVSLEVYTEMLAEEIAILKGERKAGPKAVSLDLSIDARLSPGYIPDDNERISLYGRLSETDNLAEIARVQNEIRARHGPLPQEVRAFIELAKIRLLASQKGVVSVKEHMTDIQVSFEQERIDYDARGLKGLPYTALPTRYPPGFSLKKRGLKAEETLRAISDILYLCA; this is encoded by the coding sequence GTGATAGAGACCTCTTCCCAATCCAGTTCCCAGTCCAGAGCTCATGCGCTCCGTGCGCTCTCCAAGCGCCTCTCCGGTCTGCCCGCGGTGGCTCGGCTGGCGCTGTTCGCAAAGAGCGGCGGCAAGGCGGTGCTCATCACCACCGCCGAGCGCCTGGAGCTCTTCGCCGACCTTTCGCCCTTTGGCGCGGCCGGCGGCGTCGACCCCACCTTGAGCTCCTGGCGGCAGCGGCGCGACAAGGTGGTCTTGAGTCTGAGGCACGCGCTCTCGGCCTTTCCCGCCGACCCGGACGCCTACGTTTTGGGGCTCGAGCTGGGCAGGAGCTACCCGCGCGACGCGCTCCTGACGCGCCTCATCGCCCTGGGCTATGACCGCGACGAGATGCCGGGCTTCGTGGTGCGGGGCGACATCCTCGACCTCTACCTGGACGCCAAGGACGAATCCAGGCGGGTCCGCCTCGAGTTCTTCGGCGATGAGCTCGACAGCCTCATGGTCCACGGCGAGAGGGCGCGGGACTTTACCTTGAGCCCCCGCGCGGGCGTGGAGATTGCTGAGGGCGGCTCGAGCCGGCTCCTCGAGCATCTGCCCGGCCGGGTCTTCCTGGACGCCCCCGAGCTCTACCCGGGCGAGCTCGAGGCGCCCTTCGACTCCGAACTCGACTGGCTGTGGGCGCACCTGAGAGGTCGCGAGGTCGTCTCCTTTGGCCGCGATCCCCTGGACTTGGCGGAGGGCAAGACCAGCTTGGAGCCGCTCGGCTACTACCGCGGCAAGCTCTCGGACTTTCGCGCCGACGCCGAGACCTGGCTTAAGGACGGCTGGAACATAACCCTGCTCCTGCGCCACGAGCGCACCGGGCGCTTCTTGCGCGAGCGCACTCTGGACGGGCTCGAGACGCGCTGGACGAACGGGCTGAAGGCTATTGACGGGACCATTGACGGGACCATTGACGGGGTCATCGGCCTGACGGCGGCCCCCTTGCCCACCCGCGGCGGCTACCGCGACCTCAAGACCCGCGAGCTCGTCGTCACCGAGGACCTCCTCTACGGCTACCAGGGCGTGCGCAAGGCCCGGCGCCTGCCCGGCCGGGGCGTGCAGGACGCGGTGCATCTCACCGTCGGCGATTACCTGATTCACCCCGACCACGGCATCGGCAGGTTCTTAGGGCTCGAGCCCCGGCAGGTGGTCGGCGTCACCCGCGATTACCTGATCCTCCAGTACGCCGGCGAGGGCAAGCTCTATCTGCCCGTCGAGGGCCTGCCGCTGTTGCGCCGCCATCCCGGCACCACCGACGACCCGCCGCGCCTCAGCACGCTCGGCACCAACGAGTGGGCGCGCGCGCGCGAAAGGGCTCGCGCCAGCGCCCAGGAGCTGGCCCAACGCCTGATTCGCAGCTACGCCGAGCGGCAGCTGACGGCCGGCACGCCGCTGCCGCCGCTGCCCGACTGGGAAGGGCGCATCGAGGAGAACTTCGCCTTCGAGCTCACGCTCGACCAGAATAAGGCCGTCAGGGACACGCTTGCCGACATGGCCCAGGCGATGCCGATGGACCGGCTGATCTCCGGCGACGTGGGCTTCGGCAAGACCGAGGTGGCCATCCGCGCCGCCCACCGCGCGGTCGGCCACGGCAAACAGGTCGCCATGCTGGTGCCGACCACGGTCTTGGCCAAGCAGCACTTCGAGACCTTCCGCGAGCGCTTTGGCGACCTGCCCGTGCGGGTGGACATGCTCTCGCGCTTCACCGGCGACCGTGAAGCGCGCGCCGCCCTCAAGGACGCTGCTGACGGCAAGCTCGACATCGTGGTCGGCACCCACCGGCTCCTCGCCGACGGCCTCAAGTTCAAGGATCTGGGCCTCCTCATCATCGACGAGGAGCACCGCTTCGGCGTCGGCCAAAAGGAGCGGCTCAAGAGCATGAGGACGGGCGTCGATGTGCTCTCGCTCTCGGCCACGCCCATTCCCCGGACCCTCTACATGAGCCTGGTCGGTCTGCGCGACGTGTCGCGGATCCTCACCCCGCCCGAGGGGCGCAAGCCCATCCGGACCGTCTTGCAGCCCTATGAGCCGATGACCGTGAGGGAGGCCATCATGTTCGAGATGGAGCGCGGCGGCAAGTCGTTTTACATTCACGACCGCATCGGCTCGATGGGCGCGCGGGCCATGTACCTGCAGAGGCTGCTGCCCGAGGCCAGGATCGGCGTGGCCCATGGCGGCATGGGCAAGGACGAGCTCGAGGAGGTGATGGTCAACTTTGCCGACGGCGCCTTTGACGTGCTCCTTAGCACCACCATCGTCGAGTCGGGCATCGATATCGCCGAGGCCAACACCCTGGTCATCGAGCGGGCCGACAAATTGGGCTTAGCCCAGCTCTACCAGCTGCGCGGCCGGGTGGGCCGCCGCCAGGCCGAGGCCTGGGCCTACCTGCTCTATCCGGGCCGGCTCACCGAGGCGGCGCAGCGCAGGCTCTACGCCATCGCCGAGCTGAACGACCTGGGGTCGGGCCACCTCCTGGCCGAAAAGGACATGGAGATCCGCGGCGTAGGCAACCTGTTGGGCCCCGAGCAGCACGGCCACGTCAGCGCCGTTTCGCTCGAGGTCTACACCGAGATGCTCGCCGAAGAGATCGCCATCTTAAAGGGCGAAAGAAAGGCCGGACCCAAGGCGGTCAGCCTCGACCTGAGCATCGACGCGCGCTTGAGCCCCGGCTACATCCCCGACGACAACGAGCGCATCTCGCTCTACGGCCGTCTCTCCGAGACCGATAACTTAGCCGAGATCGCCCGCGTCCAAAACGAGATCCGCGCCCGGCACGGCCCTCTGCCCCAGGAGGTGCGGGCCTTTATCGAGCTCGCCAAGATCCGCCTGCTGGCCTCGCAAAAGGGCGTGGTTTCCGTCAAGGAGCACATGACCGACATCCAGGTCTCCTTCGAGCAGGAGCGCATCGACTACGACGCCCGCGGCCTCAAGGGCCTGCCCTACACGGCCCTGCCCACCCGCTACCCGCCCGGTTTCAGCCTCAAGAAGCGCGGGCTCAAGGCTGAGGAGACCTTGAGGGCGATCAGCGACATTCTCTACCTGTGCGCCTAG
- a CDS encoding GIY-YIG nuclease family protein, which produces MPISARWRKLETLPAPRGRDAMPGVYELADEAKRVIYIGQSLTDVPNRIRQHLQGRGCAAARVCFWRYGYSRLPQASEADLIAAHLARHGELPLCNRASPRVRDALRRYLERSRGGG; this is translated from the coding sequence GTGCCCATAAGCGCGCGCTGGCGCAAGCTGGAGACGCTGCCCGCGCCTCGCGGGCGCGACGCCATGCCCGGCGTCTACGAGCTTGCCGACGAGGCCAAGCGGGTCATCTACATCGGCCAGTCGCTCACCGACGTGCCCAACCGCATCCGCCAGCACCTGCAAGGGCGTGGCTGCGCCGCCGCGCGGGTCTGCTTCTGGCGCTACGGCTACAGCCGCCTGCCCCAGGCGAGCGAGGCCGACCTCATCGCCGCGCACCTGGCGCGCCACGGCGAGCTGCCGCTCTGCAACCGCGCCAGCCCCAGGGTGCGGGATGCCCTCAGGCGCTACCTCGAGCGCAGCCGCGGCGGGGGCTGA
- the typA gene encoding translational GTPase TypA translates to MTYRNIAIIAHVDHGKTTLVDGMLRQSHIFRDNQVVAERVMDTGDLERERGITILAKNTAVMWEGVKINIVDTPGHADFGGEVERALGMVDGVLLLVDAAEGPMPQTRFVLRKALERGLKPIVVVNKVDRKDARPDEVVNLTFDLMVELGASDEQLDFPILYAVAREGRAWLELEKPGEDLKPLFEVILAHTPAPDVNEAAPFQLQVANLDYSDYLGRIAIGRVSRGTAKKGDFVSRVLQGGKLEKARITKAFTHLGLARSEVDEISAGDIVALSGVEGVQIGETLTHPDHPESLPVVAVDEPTVSVTFSPNTSPFAGKEGKYVTSRHLKDRLERELLTNVALRVTELGGEQYRVSGRGELHLSILIEQMRREGYEFSVSRPEVIMKEVDGVLHEPYEHVVVDVPESAMGGVVETLSSRKGSMLNMAQDGGRVRLEFSMPSRALFGYRTQFLSMTQGEGLLNHVFDGYEPFAGGFKVRPGGSLVAMEPGAVFAYSLYKLQDRGVFFIDPGTEVYVGMIVGASARTGDLNINVTKNKKLTNVRASGSDDNITLTPPKRLSLEEALEYLADDELLEVTPKNIRLRKRILEPNMRKRAEDKAAV, encoded by the coding sequence ATGACCTATCGCAACATCGCCATCATCGCCCACGTCGACCACGGCAAGACCACGCTGGTGGACGGCATGCTCAGACAGTCTCATATCTTTCGCGACAACCAGGTGGTGGCCGAGCGGGTGATGGACACGGGCGACTTGGAGCGCGAGCGCGGCATCACCATCTTGGCCAAGAACACCGCGGTGATGTGGGAAGGCGTCAAGATCAACATCGTCGATACCCCCGGCCACGCCGACTTCGGCGGCGAGGTCGAGCGGGCGCTCGGCATGGTGGACGGCGTCCTGCTGCTCGTCGACGCCGCCGAAGGCCCCATGCCGCAGACGCGCTTCGTCTTGCGCAAGGCCTTGGAGCGCGGGCTCAAGCCCATCGTGGTGGTCAACAAGGTCGACCGCAAGGACGCCCGTCCCGACGAGGTCGTGAACCTGACCTTCGACCTGATGGTGGAACTCGGCGCCAGCGACGAGCAGCTCGACTTTCCGATTCTGTACGCCGTCGCCCGCGAGGGCCGGGCCTGGCTCGAGCTCGAAAAGCCCGGCGAGGACTTGAAGCCGCTGTTCGAGGTGATCTTGGCGCACACCCCCGCGCCCGACGTGAACGAGGCGGCGCCCTTCCAACTTCAGGTCGCCAACTTGGACTACTCGGACTACCTGGGCCGCATCGCCATCGGCCGGGTGAGCCGGGGCACGGCCAAAAAGGGCGACTTCGTCAGCCGTGTCTTGCAGGGCGGCAAGCTGGAGAAGGCGCGCATCACCAAGGCCTTTACCCACCTGGGCCTGGCGAGGAGCGAGGTGGACGAGATCAGCGCGGGCGACATCGTGGCCCTGAGCGGCGTCGAGGGCGTGCAGATCGGCGAGACGCTCACCCATCCCGACCACCCCGAAAGCTTGCCGGTGGTGGCGGTGGACGAGCCGACGGTCAGCGTGACCTTCAGCCCCAATACCAGCCCCTTTGCCGGCAAGGAGGGCAAGTACGTCACCTCGCGGCACCTCAAGGACCGCCTCGAGCGCGAGCTCTTAACCAACGTGGCCCTGCGCGTTACCGAGCTCGGCGGCGAGCAGTACCGGGTCTCGGGCCGGGGCGAGCTGCACCTGTCGATCCTCATCGAGCAGATGCGCCGCGAGGGCTACGAGTTCAGCGTGTCGCGGCCCGAGGTGATCATGAAGGAGGTGGACGGCGTCCTCCACGAGCCCTACGAGCACGTGGTGGTGGACGTGCCCGAGAGCGCCATGGGCGGCGTCGTCGAGACCTTGAGCTCGCGCAAGGGCAGCATGCTCAACATGGCCCAGGACGGCGGCCGGGTCAGGCTCGAGTTCAGCATGCCGAGCCGGGCGCTCTTCGGCTACCGCACCCAGTTTCTGTCGATGACCCAGGGCGAGGGCCTCTTGAACCACGTCTTCGACGGCTACGAACCCTTCGCCGGCGGCTTCAAGGTGCGCCCGGGCGGCTCGCTGGTGGCGATGGAGCCCGGCGCGGTCTTCGCCTACAGCCTCTACAAGCTGCAAGACCGCGGCGTCTTCTTCATCGACCCCGGCACCGAGGTCTACGTCGGCATGATCGTGGGCGCGAGCGCGCGAACGGGCGATTTGAACATCAACGTCACCAAGAACAAGAAGCTCACCAACGTGCGCGCCTCGGGTTCGGACGACAACATCACCCTGACCCCGCCCAAGCGCCTCAGCCTCGAGGAGGCCCTCGAGTACCTCGCCGACGACGAGCTCCTCGAGGTAACCCCCAAGAACATCCGCCTGCGCAAGCGCATCCTGGAGCCCAACATGCGCAAGCGCGCCGAGGACAAAGCCGCCGTTTAG
- a CDS encoding helix-turn-helix domain-containing protein → MTFAELGDEVGANVVLEAAREPLWLEEGEESRPPLLLGALWVTTRAGLELAHYLSERQAAGLWCTRADRGVEEVCRKDGLGLAFLSGGAKQRAVAQARSLLAARQGPALLVLAGMVDALAHVEQERELLERLHHWLRCPLALIAPWGEPLAWVGALPPRPPAQAGQGPGHLALRAGEGLLVAFGPAERLLPWRGLLELAARLIAIKSLEGRAQRAEEESLKAALLDDLLVGEADPSRARTFGFEAGTPFVLALLEAAPILGRHRLAEERRRETLLGLRRAAGGYLERLGVPYLLSERGGRAAVLWQSFAPEAETATLLKSLGEGVRLGYSARHQAITRVPQGYREALIALKTARLGEAAGFAKLDPVSWVLLQQSPEDLRALVERFLPLPEPLLRTLEEWLAGEGNQAAAAERLHVHVNTLRYRLGRVEASLGLSLKSPAALARIHLALRAKGLLEEEG, encoded by the coding sequence ATGACCTTTGCGGAGCTTGGCGACGAGGTAGGGGCAAACGTCGTGCTCGAAGCGGCGCGGGAGCCGCTGTGGCTCGAGGAGGGCGAGGAGTCGCGCCCGCCGCTCTTGCTGGGCGCGCTCTGGGTGACGACGCGGGCCGGGCTCGAGCTCGCCCACTACCTGTCGGAGCGGCAGGCCGCCGGGCTCTGGTGCACGCGGGCCGACCGGGGTGTGGAAGAGGTCTGCCGCAAAGACGGGCTCGGCCTGGCGTTTCTCTCCGGCGGGGCAAAGCAGAGGGCGGTGGCGCAGGCGCGCAGCCTGCTGGCCGCGAGACAAGGACCCGCCTTGCTGGTTCTGGCGGGCATGGTGGACGCGCTCGCCCACGTCGAGCAGGAGCGGGAGCTGCTCGAGCGGCTTCACCACTGGCTCCGCTGCCCGCTGGCCCTCATCGCGCCCTGGGGTGAGCCGCTCGCCTGGGTGGGCGCGTTGCCGCCGCGGCCGCCGGCGCAGGCTGGGCAGGGTCCGGGGCATCTGGCCCTGCGGGCGGGCGAGGGGCTGCTGGTGGCCTTCGGCCCAGCCGAGCGGCTCCTGCCCTGGCGGGGCCTGCTCGAGCTCGCCGCGCGCCTCATCGCCATCAAGAGCCTGGAGGGCCGCGCCCAGCGCGCCGAGGAGGAGTCGCTCAAGGCCGCGCTCTTGGACGACCTCTTGGTCGGCGAGGCCGATCCCAGCCGCGCCCGGACCTTTGGCTTCGAGGCGGGGACGCCCTTCGTCCTGGCGCTGCTCGAGGCCGCGCCTATCCTCGGCCGGCACCGGCTCGCCGAGGAGCGCCGCCGCGAGACGCTCCTCGGCCTGCGCCGGGCGGCGGGGGGCTATTTGGAGCGCCTGGGCGTGCCCTACCTGCTGAGCGAGCGCGGCGGCCGCGCCGCGGTCCTGTGGCAGTCCTTTGCCCCCGAGGCCGAGACCGCCACCCTCTTGAAGAGCTTGGGCGAGGGGGTGCGGCTGGGCTACTCCGCCCGCCACCAGGCCATCACCCGCGTGCCGCAGGGCTACCGCGAGGCGCTCATCGCCCTCAAGACGGCGCGGCTCGGCGAGGCGGCGGGCTTCGCCAAACTCGACCCGGTCTCCTGGGTGCTTCTCCAGCAGAGCCCCGAAGACCTGCGGGCGCTCGTCGAGCGCTTTTTGCCGCTGCCCGAGCCCCTCTTGCGCACCCTCGAGGAGTGGTTGGCGGGCGAAGGCAATCAGGCCGCGGCGGCCGAGCGCCTGCACGTCCACGTCAACACCCTGCGCTACCGCCTCGGGCGGGTCGAGGCTAGCCTCGGCCTGTCGCTCAAGTCGCCCGCGGCGCTCGCGCGGATTCACCTGGCCCTGCGCGCCAAGGGGCTGCTCGAGGAGGAAGGCTGA
- the hpaI gene encoding 2,4-dihydroxyhept-2-ene-1,7-dioic acid aldolase, giving the protein MRLEGSIVPLVTPFKNGALDEAALQGLVERQIAAGSHGISVGGTTGEPAGMSLSERERVIELAVQVADGRLPVLAGSGSVNLDETLRLTRFAQGVGANAGLIITPYYVKPNQEGLYRFFAAVAAAAPDFPLVLYNIPGRAAVATEVKTLARLAGDYPNIVGVKHSVKDLDVVSWTLKTCGRDFKVFCGLESLTVPMLLLGGHGMIAATGNLLPREVARQYDLVKAGEVKEAVALHYHLLEINDSIFWDSNPIPLKTVMSMMGLIEKEWRPPLGPGSSELEARLKAMAEGYGLLEAAVA; this is encoded by the coding sequence GTGCGGCTAGAAGGTTCCATCGTACCCTTGGTGACCCCGTTCAAGAACGGCGCCCTCGACGAGGCGGCCTTGCAGGGACTGGTCGAGCGGCAGATAGCGGCGGGCTCGCACGGCATCAGCGTCGGCGGCACCACCGGCGAGCCCGCCGGGATGAGCTTGAGCGAGCGCGAGCGGGTCATCGAGCTGGCCGTGCAGGTCGCGGACGGCCGGCTGCCCGTCCTGGCCGGCTCGGGGAGCGTCAACTTAGACGAGACGCTGCGGCTGACGCGGTTCGCGCAAGGCGTCGGCGCTAACGCGGGCCTCATCATCACGCCCTACTACGTCAAGCCCAACCAGGAGGGCCTCTACCGCTTTTTCGCTGCGGTCGCCGCGGCGGCGCCCGACTTTCCGCTAGTCCTCTACAACATCCCCGGCCGCGCGGCGGTAGCCACCGAAGTCAAGACGCTCGCCAGGCTGGCAGGGGACTACCCGAACATCGTCGGCGTCAAGCATTCGGTCAAAGACTTGGACGTGGTGTCGTGGACCCTCAAAACGTGCGGCCGTGACTTCAAGGTCTTCTGCGGCCTCGAGTCGCTGACCGTGCCGATGCTGCTCCTGGGCGGCCACGGCATGATCGCCGCGACCGGCAACCTCTTGCCCAGGGAAGTGGCGCGGCAGTACGACCTGGTCAAGGCGGGCGAGGTGAAAGAAGCCGTCGCGCTTCACTACCACCTGCTCGAGATCAACGACTCGATCTTCTGGGACAGCAACCCGATTCCCTTGAAAACCGTCATGAGCATGATGGGCCTGATCGAAAAGGAGTGGCGGCCGCCCTTGGGGCCGGGCAGCAGTGAACTCGAGGCGCGGCTCAAGGCGATGGCCGAGGGCTACGGCCTGCTGGAAGCGGCGGTAGCGTGA
- a CDS encoding fumarylacetoacetate hydrolase family protein yields the protein MKTARFFKDGRVHSGVLENGLIHDEAGVGHSPDGLQFLLPFTPGKVVGLALNYADHADELGLERPKEPVTFIKPNSALIPHRAPVVYPAGAQYMHYECELAVVIGRGARKVKAAEAMDHVKGYTIANDVTVRDFVGNMFRPPLKAKGWDTFGPLGPYLVSADEVGDPHALELRTYVNGELRQEGSTANLVFAVPEIIEFLTRFMTLGPHDVILTGTPKGLSHVHPGDTMRLEITGLEALENAIVEEVTR from the coding sequence GTGAAGACGGCGCGGTTTTTCAAGGACGGCCGCGTCCACAGCGGCGTGCTCGAGAACGGGCTGATCCACGACGAGGCCGGGGTCGGACACAGCCCGGACGGGCTTCAATTCCTCTTGCCCTTCACACCGGGTAAGGTCGTCGGCCTGGCGCTCAACTACGCCGACCACGCCGACGAACTGGGCCTCGAGCGCCCCAAGGAGCCGGTCACCTTCATCAAGCCCAACAGCGCCCTCATTCCGCACCGCGCCCCGGTCGTCTACCCCGCGGGCGCACAGTACATGCACTACGAGTGCGAGCTGGCCGTGGTCATCGGGCGCGGCGCCCGCAAGGTCAAGGCGGCGGAGGCGATGGACCACGTAAAGGGTTACACCATCGCCAACGACGTCACCGTGCGCGACTTCGTCGGCAACATGTTCCGCCCGCCGCTGAAGGCCAAGGGCTGGGACACATTCGGTCCTCTGGGACCGTATCTGGTGAGCGCCGACGAGGTTGGAGACCCTCACGCGCTCGAGCTAAGGACCTACGTGAACGGCGAGCTCAGGCAGGAGGGCAGCACCGCAAACCTCGTCTTTGCCGTCCCCGAGATCATCGAGTTTTTAACGCGCTTCATGACCTTGGGGCCCCATGACGTCATCCTCACCGGCACGCCCAAAGGTCTTTCACACGTGCATCCCGGTGACACTATGCGGCTCGAGATAACGGGCTTGGAGGCGCTCGAGAACGCAATCGTCGAGGAGGTGACGAGGTGA
- the hpaE gene encoding 5-carboxymethyl-2-hydroxymuconate semialdehyde dehydrogenase: protein MSTATTATAPPKDARNRALELARSLPNGVQHLINGELVDSRSSETFDTLSPIDNAVICPVASGGAEDVGLAARAAKDAFAVWHDLPAKERKGLLHSVADLIEKNAEELALLESLDTGQVFKTMRGAVARSAENFRFFADRAESARDGLSLPSEGFLNYTLRQPIGAVGIITPWNTPFMLSTWKMAPALAAGCTVVHKPAEWSPITALRLAQLVLEAGIPPGVVNVVNGYGETAGKALTEHPDIRAIAFVGETVTGSRIMAQGAQTLKRVHFELGGKNPIVVFADADLERALDAAIFGVYSLNGERCTASSRLFVQQEVYGDFTEKLVERVKNIPVGDPFDPATTIGPLIHRQHLDKVMRYVRAGQEEGATLACGGVQPQGLERGNYLAATLFTDATNEMRIAQEEVFGPFLTVIPFGGEEEALRLANGVKYGLAAYLWTRDLTRAHSFAHGLEAGMVWVNSQNVRHLPTPFGGMKSSGIGRDGGDYSFDFYMETKNIAVALGEHPIPHYGRAPKREDKASVKSSE from the coding sequence GTGAGCACCGCAACTACAGCTACAGCCCCCCCCAAGGACGCACGAAACAGGGCGCTCGAGCTCGCCCGGAGCCTCCCCAACGGCGTCCAGCACCTGATAAACGGTGAACTCGTGGACTCGCGCTCGAGTGAAACCTTCGATACCCTCTCCCCCATCGACAACGCGGTCATCTGCCCCGTCGCCTCGGGCGGCGCCGAGGACGTAGGCCTCGCGGCGAGAGCGGCCAAGGACGCCTTCGCCGTCTGGCACGACCTGCCCGCCAAGGAGCGCAAGGGGCTCCTGCACAGCGTCGCGGACCTCATCGAAAAGAACGCCGAGGAGCTCGCCCTCTTGGAGAGCCTCGACACCGGCCAGGTCTTTAAAACGATGCGGGGCGCGGTCGCTAGGAGCGCGGAGAACTTCCGCTTTTTCGCCGACCGGGCGGAGAGCGCCCGCGACGGCCTGAGCTTGCCCAGCGAGGGCTTTCTCAACTACACCCTGCGCCAGCCCATCGGCGCCGTCGGCATCATCACCCCCTGGAACACGCCCTTCATGCTCAGCACCTGGAAGATGGCCCCGGCCTTGGCGGCGGGCTGCACGGTCGTCCACAAGCCCGCCGAGTGGAGCCCGATTACCGCGCTCAGGCTCGCTCAGCTCGTGCTCGAGGCGGGCATTCCCCCAGGCGTCGTCAACGTCGTCAACGGTTACGGCGAGACCGCCGGCAAGGCCTTGACCGAGCACCCGGACATCAGGGCCATCGCCTTCGTCGGCGAGACGGTGACGGGCAGCCGCATCATGGCGCAGGGGGCACAGACCTTGAAGCGGGTGCATTTCGAACTGGGCGGCAAAAATCCCATCGTGGTCTTCGCCGACGCCGACCTGGAGCGCGCCTTGGACGCGGCGATTTTCGGCGTCTACTCCTTGAACGGCGAGCGCTGCACGGCGAGCAGCCGGCTTTTCGTGCAACAAGAAGTCTACGGCGACTTTACCGAGAAGCTTGTCGAACGGGTGAAAAATATCCCTGTGGGTGACCCCTTCGACCCCGCCACGACCATCGGCCCGCTCATCCACCGCCAGCACTTGGACAAGGTGATGCGCTACGTCCGCGCGGGTCAGGAGGAAGGCGCCACGCTCGCCTGCGGCGGCGTTCAACCTCAGGGTTTGGAAAGGGGCAACTACCTTGCCGCGACGCTCTTTACGGACGCGACGAACGAGATGCGCATCGCCCAGGAGGAGGTCTTCGGCCCCTTCCTGACGGTCATCCCCTTCGGCGGCGAGGAGGAGGCGCTCAGGCTCGCCAACGGCGTCAAGTACGGCCTCGCCGCCTACTTGTGGACGCGCGACCTGACCCGCGCCCACTCCTTCGCCCACGGGCTCGAGGCCGGCATGGTCTGGGTCAACTCGCAAAACGTCCGTCACCTGCCCACGCCCTTTGGCGGCATGAAGAGTTCGGGCATCGGCAGGGACGGCGGCGACTACTCGTTCGACTTCTACATGGAGACGAAGAACATCGCCGTCGCCCTGGGCGAGCACCCCATCCCACACTACGGCAGGGCGCCTAAACGGGAAGACAAAGCCTCGGTAAAGAGCTCGGAGTAA